In Frondihabitans sp. PAMC 28766, a genomic segment contains:
- a CDS encoding ATP-binding protein, with protein sequence MAHFRIRDFHPDDIDGILHLWEEMRASRTEPVYGLSEVLASCQQDHAIVAVLDDVVIGAAVGRAAHAQGWIVFLSTAITHQQQGVGGKMLAALEKRMAPLGLSKLSVLLPESALRVDAFSQQGFIAKKNLRYFERQIPVQPNEIDALNELGGRILPRGLWDSIGGMQREKDLLERRLVLPLAQPDLAERFGVVPPSAVVLFGPPGTGKTTFARAISSRLEWSFVEVFPSRLATNPAGLAGALRETFLRIADLEHAVVFIDEVEEIAVQRGGEPPSAMQGVTNELLKIIPSFRDQPNRLLVCATNFIRSLDSAFLRHGRFDYVIPIGLPDDAARVSIWSKYIPEHVLVEIDLAALVHATDGFSPADIEYAAQKASQSALEIALTGSDSLAGATGPRTSDYLGAISRTRATVSADVARAFLEDIDTLARL encoded by the coding sequence ATGGCGCACTTTCGCATTCGCGACTTCCATCCCGACGACATCGACGGCATCCTGCACCTCTGGGAAGAGATGCGCGCCAGCCGGACCGAGCCCGTCTACGGCCTCTCCGAGGTACTCGCGTCCTGCCAGCAAGATCATGCCATCGTCGCCGTGCTCGACGACGTCGTCATCGGAGCGGCCGTCGGACGTGCCGCTCACGCACAAGGGTGGATCGTTTTCCTCTCCACGGCCATCACCCACCAACAGCAAGGCGTCGGCGGCAAAATGCTTGCTGCACTGGAGAAGCGGATGGCGCCGTTGGGTCTGTCGAAACTCTCCGTTCTCCTCCCGGAATCAGCGCTACGGGTCGACGCGTTCAGCCAGCAGGGTTTCATCGCGAAGAAAAACCTCAGGTATTTCGAACGGCAGATCCCGGTGCAACCAAACGAAATCGATGCCCTGAACGAGCTGGGAGGCAGGATCCTGCCTCGCGGGCTCTGGGACTCCATCGGCGGAATGCAGCGGGAAAAGGATCTCCTGGAACGCCGCCTCGTGCTCCCCCTGGCGCAACCCGACCTCGCGGAACGGTTCGGTGTCGTCCCGCCCAGTGCCGTCGTCCTCTTCGGGCCCCCTGGAACGGGCAAGACCACCTTCGCCCGAGCGATCTCCTCTCGACTTGAATGGTCGTTCGTCGAAGTGTTCCCGTCGCGCCTGGCTACCAATCCAGCAGGACTCGCCGGCGCCCTGCGGGAGACGTTCCTGCGGATAGCCGACTTGGAGCACGCCGTCGTGTTCATCGATGAAGTCGAGGAGATCGCAGTCCAGCGAGGCGGAGAACCGCCCTCGGCCATGCAGGGCGTCACCAACGAGCTGCTGAAGATCATTCCGAGCTTCCGAGACCAACCCAACCGGTTGCTTGTCTGCGCCACGAACTTCATCCGTTCCCTGGACTCCGCGTTCCTCCGCCACGGCCGATTCGACTACGTCATCCCCATCGGACTCCCCGACGACGCCGCCCGCGTCTCGATCTGGTCCAAGTACATCCCCGAGCATGTCCTGGTGGAGATCGATCTGGCCGCGCTGGTCCACGCCACCGACGGATTCTCCCCCGCCGACATCGAATACGCCGCGCAGAAGGCCTCCCAGTCAGCCTTGGAAATTGCCCTCACGGGCTCGGACTCTCTCGCCGGCGCGACGGGCCCCCGGACGAGCGACTACCTCGGCGCCATCTCCCGAACACGCGCCACCGTCTCCGCGGACGTCGCAAGAGCCTTCTTAGAAGACATCGACACCCTCGCGCGACTTTAG
- a CDS encoding NADPH-dependent FMN reductase, whose product MTLRIGIILGSNRPGRRGDSLATWVVDAARKHGGADFELVDIADHDLGNLDEPGNPTFGQYTQEHTKEWSRVIDGLDGFVFVVPEYNHSFPGALKNAIDYVYGEWNDKAAGIVSYGGWAAGVRAAEALRLVLAEVQVATVRAQPAVNTHAGFGDDGYEPTAGISALVDVMLDQVLSWAGALQRVRAEKKTVAA is encoded by the coding sequence ATGACCCTTCGCATCGGCATCATCCTCGGCAGCAACCGACCTGGTCGACGCGGCGACTCGCTCGCCACCTGGGTCGTCGACGCCGCACGCAAGCACGGTGGTGCCGACTTCGAGCTCGTCGACATCGCAGACCACGACCTCGGCAACCTCGACGAGCCCGGCAACCCGACCTTCGGCCAGTACACACAGGAGCACACGAAGGAATGGTCTCGAGTCATCGACGGACTCGACGGCTTTGTGTTCGTCGTGCCCGAGTACAACCACTCGTTTCCCGGCGCGCTGAAGAACGCCATCGATTACGTCTATGGAGAGTGGAACGACAAGGCAGCCGGAATCGTCAGCTACGGAGGCTGGGCGGCCGGTGTCCGGGCCGCCGAAGCCCTACGACTCGTTCTGGCCGAAGTCCAGGTCGCGACCGTGAGGGCACAGCCCGCCGTCAACACGCACGCCGGATTTGGAGATGACGGCTACGAGCCCACCGCAGGGATTTCGGCCCTGGTCGACGTCATGCTCGACCAAGTGCTCTCCTGGGCCGGCGCCCTCCAGCGTGTTCGCGCGGAGAAGAAGACCGTCGCCGCCTAG